The Pectobacterium sp. A5351 genome contains the following window.
ACAGTAATTCGATAATACCCGCACGCGTCGCCTCGGTGCCTAACCCATCGGTTGCCCGCAGGATTTTCTTCAGTTCTTTATCCTGCACAAAACGCGCGATGCCTGTCATCGCCGATAACAACGTGGCATCGGTAAACGGCCGCGGCGGCTGAGTTTGGCGCTCAACCACTTCACCGCGTTCACACAGTAACTCATCACCTTTGGCCACCACGGGTAACGGCATGCCTTCGTTTTCTTCGTCACGTTCTTTACCGCCCAGCAGCGTGCGCCACCCCGCTTCGGCCAGAAACCGCGCTTTGGCAATAAATTTACCCCCCTCGATATCCAGTTCAATGACGCATTTGCGAAATACGGCATCCGGGCAGAACTGCATGATGTACTGCCGTGCGACTAAGCCATATACCTTGCGCTCATTCTCCGTCAGCGAGGCGCTTGCAGTGCGGGCAGTAGGAATAATCGCGTGGTGAGCATCGACCTTACCATCGTCCCAGCAGCGGTTACGCCGATCCACATCCATAACTGGCGGTGGCAACAGGTCGGGGTGGTGTACGGATATCGCGTTTAAGACGGCATGACGCCCGGCAAAATGCTCTTCTGGCAGATAGCGACAGTCAGAACGCGGGTACGTAATCAGCTTATGGGTTTCATAGAGCTTCTGGCACACGTCCAACACCTGTTGCGCACTGAGCCCAAAACGCTTTGCGGCCTCAATCTGTAGCGTCGAGAGCGAATAAGGCAGCGGTGCAGTTTCCGATTCCCGTTTATCATTATAGCTGGTGACAAACGCGGGCTGGCCTTCGATACGTTTGACGACATGTTCCGCCAGAGAACGGTGCAATAAACGCCCTTCTTCATCCTGATACGGTTCACAGGATTCACTGGGCTGCCAAAGCGCAACAAAACGCTCATCGGCAGGCGTCACGATATGCGCTTTCACTTCAAAATAATCTTTGGAAACGAAGTTTTCTATCTCTTCATCTCGCCGCACCACCAGCCCCAGCACCGGCGTTTGCACGCGGCCAACCGACAGCACGCCGTCATAGCCGGCATTGCGTCCTAATATCGTATAGGCGCGGGTCATATTAATGCCGTAGAGCCAATCTGCCCGGGAACGCGCGAGAGCAGAAACACATAGGGGAATAAACTCCCTGTTTTCTCGCAAGCGAGAAACGGCACGCTCTACCGCCTGTGGGTTGAGATCGTTGATCAAACAGCGACGTACTTGCTGACGCTTTTCTTCCGGCAAAGCCAGGTATTCCAGCACTTCATCCACCAGCAGTTGCCCTTCACGATCGGGGTCTCCCGCATGAATCACTTCGCTGGCATCATTCAGGAGCTTTTTAATGATGTTCAACTGCTTGCTGACCGAAGGACGCGGTTGCAGCAACCATTTCTGTGGGATGATAGGTAAATCGGCAAGCGACCACCGTGCGTAGCGCGCATCATAAACATCTGGCTGCGCCTGCTCCAGCAGGTGCCCCACGCACCACGTCACGACATCATTCTGACCGCAGGCAATAAAACCATCGCCGCGTCGATGCGGTTTGGGTAACACGTCTGCAATCGCCCGCGCCA
Protein-coding sequences here:
- a CDS encoding DNA topoisomerase III — translated: MRLFIAEKPSLARAIADVLPKPHRRGDGFIACGQNDVVTWCVGHLLEQAQPDVYDARYARWSLADLPIIPQKWLLQPRPSVSKQLNIIKKLLNDASEVIHAGDPDREGQLLVDEVLEYLALPEEKRQQVRRCLINDLNPQAVERAVSRLRENREFIPLCVSALARSRADWLYGINMTRAYTILGRNAGYDGVLSVGRVQTPVLGLVVRRDEEIENFVSKDYFEVKAHIVTPADERFVALWQPSESCEPYQDEEGRLLHRSLAEHVVKRIEGQPAFVTSYNDKRESETAPLPYSLSTLQIEAAKRFGLSAQQVLDVCQKLYETHKLITYPRSDCRYLPEEHFAGRHAVLNAISVHHPDLLPPPVMDVDRRNRCWDDGKVDAHHAIIPTARTASASLTENERKVYGLVARQYIMQFCPDAVFRKCVIELDIEGGKFIAKARFLAEAGWRTLLGGKERDEENEGMPLPVVAKGDELLCERGEVVERQTQPPRPFTDATLLSAMTGIARFVQDKELKKILRATDGLGTEATRAGIIELLFKRTFLFKKARYIHASEAGRALIHSLPDSAAHPDMTAHWEATLTQISEKKCRYQDFMQPLTHSLQALIQQAKQNGAVRAFKGLSAPQSGAAKRRKPQTRKAKEQEQ